The sequence atcgtagggGGCACGACAACTTCTGGGTCATCATAAAAAGCCAGGAAAACAAACTTGAGAATGGTCCAGAACGTCTAGCTCACGGGCATTGCATCCAAGATGGCACGGATTGACAACCCCGTCATCGGATTTTCAGAAGAAGACGCTCGAAGGCTGCACCACCTGCATGACGACGCGCTCGTTGTCAGCCTAAGggtaggagactacaacatgcaccgggttCTGGTAGACAACGGCAGTTCAGCAAACATCTTGTACTACCCGGCTTTTCAGCAAATGAGAATTGATAAAGAACAGTTGGTCCCGATTAATGCCCCTCTAGTTGGTTTCGGAGGGATGAGAGTGTTCCCCATCAGTGCCATCACACTGACGATAACGGTGGGAGATTTCCCCTAGCAGATCACTAAGGAAGTAACATTCCTAGCAGACCCACCCTCAATTCATAGAAGGTTGTAACTTCAACCTACCATttaatgatcaagttcccaaTGGATTATGGAGTAGGAGAACTGTGTGGAAATCAAGTGGCAGTGCGAGAATGTTATATTACTATGCTGGAGATGGACGATCAACAGCAAACAATGTGCATAGAAGAACGACAAACAGTAGCAGAGCCAGTTGAAGAGTTAGAAGAAATAATCCTTGATGACTCAAGGCCAGAACGGACGACTAAAGTGGGTACATTGGCAAGCTAGCCAGTGCGCCAGGAACTCACGACATTCTTAAGAGACAATCAAGACGTGTTCGCCTAGAGTCACGAGGATATGCCAGGGATCGACCCCACAATCATGGTTCATAAACTGAATGTGTCACCTACATTCTCCCCAATCCGGCAGAAGAAATGAGTATTCGCTCAGGAGAGGGACAAAGCCATTGCCAAGGAAGTACGAAAGTTGCTTGAAGCAGATTTCATTCGAGAAGTGTACTACCCCGACTGGTTGGCAAACGTCGTCATGGTCAAAAAGACCAATGGaaagtggaggatgtgcgtagacttcacggacctcaaTAAGGTCTGCCCCAAAGACAGCTATCCATTCCCTCGGATAGATACTATGGTAGACTCAACCGCAAGACACCAGCTTTTGagtttcatggacgctttctcgggctATAACCAGATTAAGATGGAAGAAGCcgatcaagagaagacctctTTTGTCACCAGCCAGGGACTATTctgctacaaggtgatgccattCGGACTTAAAAATGTTGGGGCGACATACCAAAGATTAATGAATAAGATGTTCGCGCACCAGATTGGGAGAAACGTGTaggtttatgttgatgacatgctGGTAAAAAGCCTACACGAGAAAGATCATCTAGGCGACCTCCGTGAGACGTTCGACACCCTCCCGTTATATAACATGAAGTTGAATCCAAGCAAGTGCACATTCGGAGTGACGGTTGGGAAATTCTTAGGcttcatggtatcccaaagAGGTATAGAGGTTAACCCAGAGAAGGTACGGGCCATAATAGAATTAGAACCGCCGAGAACGGTCAAGGAAGTACAAAGTTTAAATGGCAAAATCGCAGCCCTGAACAGATTCGTCTCAAAAGCGACGGACAAATGCCTGCCTTTCTTCTGCACCCTGACGAAATCGTTTGAATGGACGGACGAATGCTAGACAGCGTTTGACAACTTAAAGGCATATCTCTCATCTCCACCATTGCTCAGTCCACCCAAGCCGAGAGAAAAGATTTACCTATATTTAGCTGTTTCATAAGCCGTTGTTAGCGCAACTTTGGTAAGAGAGAAAGATGGATCTCAGAGACCAGTCTACTTCACAAGCCGAGCGCTTCGGGGGGCAAAAGTGTGGTACCCTCAGATGGAGAAGTTGGCCTTCGCGTTGATAACTGCTGCGTGAAAACTCAAACCGTACTTTCAAGCACACACCATCATTGTCTTGACAGACAAGCCCTTGAAAAAAGCCATGAGTAGCCCCGAGGCAGCAGGAAGAATGGCCTTGTGGGCAATAGAGCTCAACGAGTTTGACATACAGTACCGTCCGCGAACAGTTGTAAAAGGGCAAGTAGTGGCTGATTTCATCGCCGAATTCACTCTCAGAGACGGCCAGGGGGCAGACGATGCGCGACAATGGAACATTTATACGGACGGATCCTCAAACAGACAAGCAGGAGGGGCAGGCGTAGTGATCCAAACCCTGGAGGGGGATAAGATCGAGTGCATGATCTGGCTAGATTTCCTCACAACCAACAACGAGGCGGAATATGAAGCCTTGGTGGTGGGGCTGGACCTCGTAAAGGCTGCAGGTGCTGAAAATGTGATCGAACATTGCGACTCACAGGTAGTAACATGTTAGATTAATGGTGGATACAAGTGTAAGAATGAAAGGATGAAGAGGTATCTAGAAGAGGTAAAGAATTGAACTAGCAGCCTCCAAGTCAGATTCGTCCAAATCCCGAGAGCGGCAAACGAATGCGCCGACCGACTAGCAAAAGCTGCCTCGGCAGAATTCATGCTTGTCCCCAAACAGGTATTGTCATTTGTCCAAATCTCCTCACTTATTGATGACAGAACAGATATGCAGGAAATAAATTCTGAAAGCAACTGAACTACGCCTTTAATATCATACCTAAAGACTAGCGTTTTACCAGACAGAAGTGACGCCGCTAGAAAGGTAAAGGCCCAAGCATCACGATTTGTGTTGATAAAGGATGTCTTATACAAAAGAGGGTTCTCTCGGCCGTACCTGAGGTGTTTATGCCATGAAGAAACAGATTACGTAATGAGAAAAGTCCACGAGAATATCTGCAGAAACCACTCGGGGGCACAGTCATTAGTACACAAGTTGATCCGAGCaggatactactggcctacAATGATGAAGAACGCACAGGCCTATGTCAAGGCCTGCGACAAACGTCAAAGGTTCAGTAACCTCATCAGGCAACCATTAGAGGAACTAACCCCCATGACGGCCCCTTAGCCCTTCGCTCAATGGGGACTAGATATCATGGGCCCCTTCCCAACAGCAATTAGACAGCTAAAATTTCTAGTAGTTGGTatcgactacttcactaaatgggtggaggcagaGGCCCTAACCACTATCACGGAGAGGAATATTCAGAACTTTGTTTGGAGGAATATCGTATGCAGGTACGGGATACCCAGAGTGCTTGTCTCTGACAACGGAAAGCAGTTCGACAATAGCGCATTTAGGGACTTCTACTTGGAGCTAGgtatcaagaatcactactcgtcGCCAGCACACCCACAGGCCAATGGGcaagttgaagtcacgaaccgatccttactcaagatcaacaaaacccgGCTCGAGGGGGTAAAGGGTATCTGGCCGGACGAGCTGCCAAGCGTTCTGTGGGCATACAGAACTACAGCAAGAACACCCACTGGAGAAACACCGTTTCGGCTGGCATATGGAAGTGAAGCTGTCATCCCAGCGGAAGTAGGGCTCACAAGCTTTCGGGTGGATAGTTACGACGAGAATAAGAACGAAGAGGCCATACGACTTTAGCTCGACCTAGTGGACGAGGTATGAATGACAGCAGAGCAAAGGATGGTGCAATATCAGAATCTCATGGCGAAGCACTACAACTCCAACATCAAGCGCAGAGACTTTCAAGTCGAAGATCTTGTACTACGGAAGGTAATGGGCGCTACTAGAGATCCTTCGCAAGGAAAACTCGGCCTCAACTAAGAAGGACCCTACAGGATTGCATCATGGCAGAGGAGGGGTACCTACCACCTCGAGACACTGGACGGACAAAAGCTTCAGCATCTATGGAACACAGAGCACCTACAGAAATACTATCAGTAGAGACAGCATGAAGAGCAACGACGCTATTTCCAGTTTTTCTTCCTAGTTTTTGCTACAATTATTagttttactttaattttttgctacaatacttCAAGTatctttttaagcccaagggggcaggtttttttttttttttttcccttttgctACAATACTTTAAGTatctttttaagcccaagggagCAGGTACTTTTCTACAAATAcacaattgaatattcaaacATAACTGTCTTTTCAACCTGAATTCTTATAAAGTCCACAAGCTGGACGGATAATCCCGGACGAGTGAAAATCAAAGTCcataaaaatggacggataATAAATAAAGTCCACAAGCTGGACGGATAATCTCGGACGGGTGAAAATCAAAGTCCATAATAATGGACGAGTAATAAATAAAGTCCACAAGACGGACGGATCATCCTAAGAAGGATGAAGTTTCTAAAGTCCATAAATATAGACGAACACAAATAAAGTCCACAAAacggacggatcatcccaaAAAGGATGAAGTTTCTAAAGTCCATAAATATGGACGGTTACACAAAGTCCACAAGctggacggatcatcctagACGGGTGAAATTCGAAGTCCATAAAAGTGGACAGATAATAAATAAAGTCCACTAGACAGGCGAATCATCCAAGACGAGTAAAAACTTCTTAAGTCCATAAAAGGGGACAGTTAGTACACAAAGTCCACAAGCTGGACAGGTAATCCCAGACTGGTGAAACCTCTAAAGCCCATAAAAATGGGCTGTTAATATACAAAGTCCACAAGCTGGATGGATCATCCCAGACGGATGAAACTTcttaagtccataaaatggacggataACAACAAGTTCCTTGAGTTCATATAAATGGACGGGTACAAGCCCACCAACTGCATGGATCATCCCATAAGgtgaaaattacaaaagaaaggACGGGATAAACTACCTAGTATTTGAGGAGGACGGTTCGTCCGTACATGATCTAAAATTATGTACAAAATCCATAAAGATGGACGGTtctccataaagtggacggatcatccgcTAAGGATTAAAATCTTAGCCCAGGAAATGGACAACTGAAGAGGACGGAGATTTATACATCTCGTTCAAATAATAAAGATAGATAAGACGGgcataaaattgtgaaataaagCAAGTAACATTGATGGATAAAACCCTCGAAGGGCAATTGTTCAATACACAAAATTAATGACGGATTGTTCTCaaatacataacaaaaaaaaaaaaaaacaaaaaaaaaaaactctctacTCTTTGGGGTCGGCATCTTGAACATTTTGTGCTTGAGCTAACTCTCCGTCACCTTGGGCTGTTTCCTCAGCAAAAAGGTCATCTGTGTTCTCTGAAGCGACGGGCATAGCGGACGTCTGGGCTTGGTCGTCAACTTTTATCATGGACACATCCAGGGCAGGGCAGGGTAGGCTTTCTTAAATTGACGGAGTGTATCATCAAAACCTTGCAGGAATGAGTCTCCCAGCTCAAACAATAAGGCGTCGGAGTCACGATATTCTCGTATCGCCGCCTCCTTTGCTTGACGGAGCTTTTCCTTCAGGTCTTGGATCTCCTTGTCTGACCTCTAGGGCCTTCTTCGCCTCATCCGTCTTTTGCTCAAGCTCCTTCCTCACCTGCTCTGAAAGGTCAAACTTTTTCTCCATAGTAGACTTCCATTTATTAAGTTGACCCAACTAATCCTCCGTCTGCTCTGCCTTTGCTCGCACACGTTCCAAAGCTGTCTCATGGTTAATGCACCGATCCATTAGGCCCTTCATCATAATCAGGGACTGAAACAAAAAAGTTAGAAGAAGGGTTAGATAAAAACTAAGTGGAGTGGACAGACGTAAGTCGACGGACAAGGATTACCTGTGCAATCGCGAAGAGCCCCGTCTCCCTCATTGCCTCCGTGGAGTGATTGCCTAAATCCTCGTAGTCCTCCGACGTGATGATAGATGAAAGTTTCTCCAGGGCATATTTAGAGTCGTCACGGAGGAGGGGAGGTGGCTTCTCTTGGCTAGTGGATGGGGCCTTCATAAAGCCCTTGCCTAACCCATGCTTTGCTGGGGTGACCATCTTCACACCCTCAGCCATCAACCTTACAACGGGTTCCAAAGGGACCTTTTGTTGCTTAAGAGGACGATACCCTTTGGATGGTTGCGTCCTTTTTATCGACAGGCATGTGATCCATCTCCCCTGGACGACCCATCCACTCGTCACCCTCTAGAAAGAAATAACGACTCTTCCAATCTCTATTTAAGTCGAGGGTCTCAAATATAATCTTCAACAACGGACTCCTACTAGCAAAACTGTACATCCCCCTTGATCTATCTATCTCATCTGGACGGTAGCAGTGGAGGAATTCCCGCACCGTTAGTCTCCTAGCACCGTCTGTCATAGCGTCTTACagaatctccattgctatgaaAACCCTCCAGGCGTTCGAAGATATTTGGGTGACAGACAGACCCAGATACTTGAGAAGCTCTCAATGCAGGGTACTTAGTGGAAACCTAAGTCCCGCCTTCAGCATCTGTTCGTACACCCCAACACCCTCTACCCCTTTGCAATAACATTTCTCTGATACATAGGGTAgacaaattgaaattttatctGGAATTTGAAAGTTAGCCTTAAAAGTGTTGCAGTGTTTCTCCTTGATGGTGGATGTGAAGTTATGCACCGTCCACTC is a genomic window of Quercus lobata isolate SW786 chromosome 2, ValleyOak3.0 Primary Assembly, whole genome shotgun sequence containing:
- the LOC115976903 gene encoding uncharacterized protein LOC115976903, with the protein product MAEGVKMVTPAKHGLGKGFMKAPSTSQEKPPPLLRDDSKYALEKLSSIITSEDYEDLGNHSTEAMRETGLFAIAQSLIMMKGLMDRCINHETALERVRAKAEQTED